The genome window ACCCATCCCATCCGGCCCCACCACCATGCCGCGCAGAACAGCACGGCCAGGCCGACGAATACGGGCAGCAGCAAGGCGCCCAGCCACATCCACGACCAAGGCGTGAAGTGCGCGTAGAAATGCCAGAACCGGCCCGGCTGGTGCAAGTCGGCCAGCAGCGACACCGGCGCGGCGATGGCGCTGACCAGCAGCACTGTCACCGCAGCGGGCAGCAGGCGCCTTGCGGGCGACCCGGCTTGGCCAAAAGCCGAAAAAGCGGCCGTCAGCGCCGTGGTGGCGGCAATGCCGATAAGAAAGAAGTACTGCACGGCCCAAGGCAGCCAAGCGGCGTCGTAGACCGGCGTGAGCAATTCCGAGATCTGCATGAAAGTCCCCTTCTGTGGGTCAATGTCCGCCGGCCAGGCGCACGCCGCCTTGGCCGTCGACCTGGTGGACGAATGCGTCGGGCAAGCCGATGTAATAGACGTGGGGATCGGTCTTCATTTCGGGCTTAAGCACCTTGATGTCGGCCTTGTGCTCCACCAGCAGTTGCGAGATGGCGCTGTCCGGGTCGTTCATATCGCCGATGACGCGCGCACCGCCCACGCAGCTTTCCACACAGGCCGGCAACAGGCCTGCTTCCAGGCGGTGCTCGCAGAAAGTGCATTTATCGGCCGTTTGCGTTTCATGATTGATGAATCGCGCGTCGTACGGACAGGCTTGCACGCAATAGGCACAGCCGACGCAGCGTTCGTTGTCGACCAGCACAATGCCGTCTTCGCGCTGAAACGTGGCTTGCACCGGGCAGACGGGCACACAGGGCGGGTTGTCGCAGTGGTTGCACAGGCGCGGCAGCATCACCATGGCACAGGGACCGCCATCGTCAGGGGTCACCTCGTACTGCAACACCGTCGTGCGGAACTGCCCGATGGGAGGCAGGTTTTCCATGGAACAACTGACCGTACAGGACTGGCAGCCGATGCATTTGCGCATATCAACCACCATGCCGTAGCGCTTGCCCGGAATGCCTGGGCGGCGCGGGGGCTGGCCGTTCAAACCGGTAGCTGCCTCAGCGTGGATGGGGATGATGGTGGCTGCGGCGCCCAGGCCGAGCAGCCCTTTCAGGAAACCGCGTTTGCCGGCTAGCGGGGGGTCTGAAGCAGGAGATGACGATGGCATAGCGAAGCCCTTCTAACGTGAGTTTTGTTTTCGCTATTAACTTATCGCTTCTGGTTATATAGAGGGTTGATATGCGTCAATTAAGGGACGGAATAACGCAACAATCGGCTAGAGGGTTGTCTGGATGCTAAAGGGATGTCTATATCTTTAGCGCTCGCTCCCAAGCCGCCAGCTTTGTCTCCAGCGACGCTGCCGCGTGTGCCGGACTGGTGGACGGCAGATCCACGTATTCAAGCTTCCGCCCGCCCAGCGCCGCAAGCACATGGCGGCGGAACAGACTGGCCGCCTTTGCCCCGTTAAAGCAAATGCGGACAACGCCCGGATAAGCCTGCAAGAAGCCAGCGATGTCGTTCGCCACCAAGGTATCAGGTCGGATATCGGCGTCCAGGCTGCCGGGGCGTTCGCAGGCCT of Achromobacter seleniivolatilans contains these proteins:
- a CDS encoding DNA-deoxyinosine glycosylase codes for the protein MEHILDTPLNGRRDQVWGFQPIATPEARILVLGSMPGVASLKQAQYYAHPRNAFWPIAGRVLGFDPGLDYALRLEALQASGIALWDVLQACERPGSLDADIRPDTLVANDIAGFLQAYPGVVRICFNGAKAASLFRRHVLAALGGRKLEYVDLPSTSPAHAAASLETKLAAWERALKI
- the dsrO gene encoding sulfate reduction electron transfer complex DsrMKJOP subunit DsrO — protein: MPSSSPASDPPLAGKRGFLKGLLGLGAAATIIPIHAEAATGLNGQPPRRPGIPGKRYGMVVDMRKCIGCQSCTVSCSMENLPPIGQFRTTVLQYEVTPDDGGPCAMVMLPRLCNHCDNPPCVPVCPVQATFQREDGIVLVDNERCVGCAYCVQACPYDARFINHETQTADKCTFCEHRLEAGLLPACVESCVGGARVIGDMNDPDSAISQLLVEHKADIKVLKPEMKTDPHVYYIGLPDAFVHQVDGQGGVRLAGGH